The Candidatus Schekmanbacteria bacterium RIFCSPLOWO2_02_FULL_38_14 genome includes a window with the following:
- a CDS encoding 3-hydroxybutyryl-CoA dehydrogenase, with amino-acid sequence MGRGIVQVVAESGFEVVVREVSPDLLDKGIGFIEKILTAKLDKGKISESGKKEIMERIKGTIDLSVLRESDIVIEAVFEKMDLKKEIFSWIDNIVKPEAILTTNTSCLSVTEISSATKRPDRVCGLHFFNPVPLMKLVEVIKTERTSEETYRKTVDFGIALGKETVKSKDSPGFIANRILCPYLYLAVQEYADGLFTKEEIDGSIKLEAGFPMGPFELIDLIGIDVCLDIGEAMYKETGIQELNPPALLKEMVKKGCFGRKSGRGFYDYG; translated from the coding sequence ATGGGCAGAGGAATTGTACAGGTTGTTGCTGAGAGTGGATTTGAAGTAGTTGTCAGAGAAGTAAGTCCTGACCTTTTGGATAAGGGAATAGGTTTCATTGAAAAAATTCTGACAGCCAAGCTTGATAAAGGAAAAATCAGTGAATCCGGAAAAAAAGAGATAATGGAGAGAATAAAAGGAACAATTGATTTAAGCGTGCTTAGAGAAAGTGATATAGTGATTGAAGCTGTTTTTGAAAAAATGGATTTAAAAAAGGAAATCTTCTCATGGATTGATAATATAGTTAAACCTGAAGCTATTCTTACCACAAACACTTCCTGCTTATCTGTGACTGAAATCTCTTCTGCTACAAAAAGGCCTGACAGGGTATGCGGGCTTCACTTCTTTAACCCTGTCCCTCTAATGAAACTTGTTGAAGTAATAAAAACAGAAAGGACATCTGAGGAAACATACAGAAAAACTGTGGATTTTGGAATTGCTTTGGGGAAGGAGACAGTTAAGTCCAAGGATTCTCCTGGTTTCATTGCAAACAGAATCTTATGCCCATATCTCTATCTTGCAGTGCAGGAATATGCTGACGGCTTATTTACAAAAGAAGAGATAGACGGTTCAATAAAGCTTGAAGCAGGGTTTCCAATGGGACCTTTTGAGTTGATTGATTTGATAGGAATTGATGTCTGTCTTGATATAGGTGAGGCAATGTACAAAGAGACAGGTATTCAAGAGCTCAATCCGCCAGCATTATTGAAAGAGATGGTAAAAAAAGGGTGTTTTGGAAGAAAATCAGGCAGGGGGTTTTATGATTATGGTTGA